aagcatctttaataaattacCTATAAAAACATAAAGCACTTCACTACTTTTCAACTAACCCTTTTCCAAGAGTGAAGAGACTTTAAACCTTCAGGTATGCTCTAAGACTATCACACGGAGACAGCAGTTCCAGAGCAGTCCTGCCGCGAGCACACTGTGGTGTGGCTGTGCTAACAAGCACACTCTCATACCTTAATGCACTTCCTTTCCAGGAAGTACTTGCAGACTTGCTTGCCTTTGCGTTCCACCGTGTGCTGGTTGATAAAGCCTTGGCTCATCCTCACACGTGGCTGCTTCTCTTCAGGGCCATCAgcctataataaaaaaaaaaaaaaaaaaaaaaaaaaaacaaataagagaaaaagaaaatgaaatatttgttttataaaactgttttaaaCCACTTTTACTACATTAAAATATCTCTCTGACAGCTGTGCTTGGTGACCAATGCATCGTCCCAGCATTCAAGGCTGAAGGGCagttcaagttcaaggctagcctgggctatacagcaagaccctggctcaaaaaagtGTCTCTTCTAAGAGGGCCCTGGAGAGTTGACCTTTGGTATGTGGGTTTATAAAATGAGCGCTCATCAGTTTCAACAGCATTCAACCACTGGATACTAGCACTGGTAAAACTTGAGTACCTGAGTGTACTTTGCCCtcattttgtaaaaatgaatacaagaaaactaaaaaaaaaaaaaaaagaaaatatatttaaaaaatgaaaatatattacttgtgataaaaaaatctaaaatagaaaGAGCTTCATATTTATGGAAACAAAGCTGGGAATCAAATTTAACAAGAAGCAGTGGAGCATCTCTAGCTGCAATGATACATTTTTacagtttaatatttaaaaaaagaagaatcttaaaatctattttagtactttagaaataaaaactatttataaTGTGTTAACTTGTGACAGAGCTTAGAACTTCTGCAAGTGTAAGTAGTAAATATGGTTTTAACAACATGGTATGTGCAATTAAGGAGCTAGTGTGCCCCTAATCACCTGCTTTGCAAGAatatcattattaatttattaagacCATAAAAATCACATACGTATCTCAGTTCAAAGCTTTGGTTTTAAATGATTCTGCCATGAGAGTCTACGACAGGGTTAGAACTTGATGGCTGGTGTGGGCCAGCCAGCCATCTGATCTCTATGTTCAGATTCCCTATGTGTAAGATATGGGGAAAGGGACTACTTTTGGATAAGTCTATTCCAATCTTTAGCATTTGGTATTCCCACCCCTTTTGATATGGGCTCTCACTGTTACCCAGGACAGTCTTGAACTCCTACCTCCATTCCTAAGCAGTTGGGACTACCAGGCCCTCACAACCATGCTCAGCTAACGCTTGGTATGTCTGATATTTTAACCTCCCCAAACTATTGACCCCGTGTCTACGCTGAAGAAAAAGCTTGCCATTCAGTTTAATAGCCTtcaggaaatcagtctagagAACTAGTCACTTTCTGTCCTATGCTGAAGTACAGATGCATATTAAGGAAGGACAGatacaaagcaaaatcaaagtACAGGAGCAGGACTGTGGGACCTGGTAAGGCCAAAGTGCAGAAGTAGCTGTTCTAGTTTCCAGAAGGAATGCAACTCAAAGGACTGCAGTATATAAACTGCAGGACTGTGTGGCCCTTCAACATCTCCAAGGGggtttccctctgcctcccagttttCTATAGATAGTGATGGCCTAACGTTCAGACACCAAAGGGCTGGTGCACTAGTATTTTGGGCCAACAGGGAAATAACAGAGGCTGAAATGGGTGCCGGCAGCCAGTGCtaagagggaaggaagcagtGGTGGAAGGAAGACCAGAGATCCCCACAGAACCCTGCTATGTGGGATGTTCCTGCCTCCCCACATCAATGAGCACTTCCTGAAGCTGAAGTGAAAGATAAACACCCTGAAGGCATCCTCCTACAAGACAATTCTTGTACCTTTCCTTGGGAGCCACCATTCTTCAGCAAGGCATTTGACCCTTTGTTTCCAGTGCCAAGCCACTTTcgcttcattttcttctgtttaacTTTCTTGAGACCAgctttagattttttatttttttgtttggcaGCTAAAAACAAgcaagttcatttttaaaaatagcataaagGTATGATATCAGTTTAACCTTCAGAAACATGCCTTATAATAATTCAGGGACACTCTGAAGCTCAGAGAAGGAAAACTGGTGTAACAATAGTGCCCTGACTTTCGAGGAGCTTTGCcattatggggaaaaaaaaaaaaaagagaattctaaCATCCCAATTTCAAATACATTGTTTTTGAAAAGAAGTGTTGATGagagacaaaagcaaaataacTAATTAAATCAATCTTGCAAGCCACAGGCCAGAATATTTTGAAGATATCAGTAACTGACTGATGTAATTAGAATCACCACAGttttacaagagaaaaaaaaaaaaaaaaactacagagaTTTAGGACCTCATATATTATAggggtttttttcccttgaaaataTGTCAGAAGGCTGAGGATGGTGGTATATACTTgcgtgctggctagttttttgaCAACTTGACAAAACCATAATGATATGGAAAGAGGCACCTCAGGTGGTAAGATAACTCCATTAGACGGCCTGCAGACAAGTTTATAGGGCATGTCTCGGTTAATGACTGATATGGAGGCCCCACTCACTATGGGTGATGCCACCCTGGACAGGTGGACCTGGATGgtttaagaaaacaggctgagaaagccatggggaTCGAGCCAGTCAGCAGCgttcctccacggtctctgcttcacTTCTTGCCGTGGCTTCTTTCAGTGATGGGCTTTATTACTCAGAAGTATATAACAGGATACCatctctttcctcctcaagttgctgtcatggtgtttatcatagcaatgcaCAGCAAACTAGGACAACAGTAAGCCCAGCACTGAGGCTCTGAGGTTGGAGGGTGAGGAGGTAAACAGCAAGATTTAGACTACCTGGGCTaggtgagatcccatctcaacaTATCATAACCTCtgtcaaaaaaaagaacaaaaaaacattcCATTCCATATACACTAAATTTACCTAAAGATGTGCTTTAAATAGAAGAAACTCTTGGAGGAAAACACAGTAAATGAAAAGCATTAAGAATTTCATTTACACTGGGTGcatgtagcacacacctttaatcctagaactagGCAGGCAGAGGATCTCGAGTTCAAAGTACAAAGTACAAAGCAAgctccagggcaggcagggctacacagaaaaacccaatTTCAAGAGAAATGAATGTCATATGCCTTcatatagaaagaaagagaaaagaaacgaATGTCATGTCCTTTTATATCTATGGCCAAATCCCATTTtagcaatttaaaataatacatttcaatttaaaaaaataaaaataaaaaaaaaatttaattatatttgtatgCTAGGAATATGGTTCTGTGGTAGCAAATTTCCTTAATATATATGAGGCCTGGGTGATCAATCCCCAGcacttaaaaatatatgaacCCAGACATTCACAATCATCCAGTCAGTCGGTTCTTTAAGTAAGAGTCATACAAACAGCACAGCCTGTCTCTCATACATGCAAAAGCTGGGAACTCAGGCTTCTGACAGAGACGCAGCTCTGATAACTCACTAGCAGCTGCCTAGTGTCCTCTACAAAACAAGCATTTATCAGCAACCAAGTGTTGGGTTATGTCGCACATCAAGCAAGCTCGTATCTGACAACGAAAGTCACCTTCTCGTCATAAGATGAAGAGCAGACAACCATGACACCTGCAGATGAGCACTGAGGGACAGACAGTTTAGCTTACTCTGCTGGGTATCTCCTGTCCCTGCTTTCTTCACAGACTCCTCAGGAAGCAGCGAGGGTGGAGCCACGCTGGCCATTTCTTTGGCTTGTATGTACTGTTGAAGCTCTTTGTCAAAATTATCTTCTGATTCCTGACTGCACGTCTCACCATCACTGTAGGGGTCGTAGTCCTTACTTCTTGATTTTTTACGTGGCAAACTCTTTGGTGGTGTTCCAGCGTTCCCAAGGTGCTTAAACTACGTAAGGATGAAAATTGAAATTTCAAAACTTaagatatataagaaataatggTCATTAATTGTCCATTATTGCATCTGTATGATGGATACGTGGGTTTCATATAACATTCTCTACACTCCTTTTTAAACGCCTTAAGTTTTTGCAAAATTtaaatgggctggagaaatgacttagtggttaggagcacatagtactactcttccagaggactcaagtttggttcccatTACCACGTCCAACAGCTcacacctgtaagtccagctccagaagAATCTGATGCTTCTAGCCTTGAAAGGCAACAgcactcaagtgcacacacacatgcacacaactaaaaaaatagtataaaatttaaaacacatacacaaaaacaaaccaaccaaccacaaggAAGTCAAGGAAGATGGCTCGGTCAGTCAAGTGTCTCCTGTGCAGGCTTGGGAACACCAGTTCAGACCCCTAGCATCCACGTAAAAACTGTGTGTGGTAGCCTCATAGCTGTCCCTAGGAGACAGAACTACAtgaatagagacagacagatccttgGAGTTCACTGGACAGTGCATCAAATGCATCAGTGAACTGGAGGTtcagagagcgagagcgagagcgagagcgagagcgagagcgagagagaccTGTTTCGAAGTAGagaacaatcaaggaagacaaccagcatcaacctctggcctctacatgtgtcTCAAGTGCTGTGTTGAAGATGTGTAGCACCACACCACCTAGCTTGTCTTGGCTATTCTTATATATAGGCCCatctatataattaaaattaatttatcagGTACCACATAAAGTTCTGGAAGGCTTTTCATTgggaatatataaaatttatagatTATTTAGAGAGGAATTAGAATCTTTAGAATATTATATAGTCTTTGTCTTCAATCTTTCTAAgcattttatgtatgtttgttgGCAGGAGCTCATGTATGTggaagtatgtgtctgtgtatctgtgtattcaTGAAAGccccagaggacaactttggtgTTGTTCTTCAGGCATTATTcaccttattttatgtgtgggtgaggtggggtggggtggtggtagtggtggtggtgtgtgtgtgtgcgcgcatggcAGAGACAAGTAGGTtcctgaatttgaggccagtctggtctacagagggagttccagaatattcagggctacacagagaaacctgtctttaaaaaccagaaagaaagaaagaaagaaagaaagaaagaaagaaaggaaggaaggaaggaaggaaggaaggaaggaaggaaggaaggaaggaaggaaggaaggaaggaaggaagattggtTGATAACCAAGatacttaaagaagaaataaacgaAGATGCCAGGACTTTCTTATATAATAACAAATCATTATAAAACTGTAGTAATTAACTCTGTAAGTGCtggggaaagaaaagataattCCGAGGACAAGACAGAAAGTTGAGAAGACTGAACAGAAACACTTGATATTAACAAGAGCGACAATGTAACACCACAGGGACAAGACACAAGACAGTCCCTTACTGATAAATTAATGATCCTGGAACAACTAGGCatgataataacaaaataaatggagagatggGTTGCCTACACACCATGGAGATTATAAATTCCAATGTGGTTAGGTAAAATAAAGCTTTAGAAGGTAATGTAAGAGAATAGGTTCATCAATACACAAGGGACGAAATAGCTGAGAACATATTCTCAAAACCAACTACTTTAAAATCAtgacatttataaaaaatatcCCAGATGGAATGAAAGCTCAAGAAAGCAAGTGTCTGCAACACATAGTATACAAGAATGGTGACCAAAATCTACTCCTAAAGAACTATAAAgtaacaaacaaaccaccacccaCAACAAAAACCCCATAGATAGCCTCAACGAAGGTAAGGCAGATGGAAAGATGTGAACAGGTTAAGTAACAGTCAGCAAGATTCTGAAAACACAGCTGCAAACGGGACAACACCAGGATGTCGCAATCCTCCTCAGGCAGAGCAACAGTGCCTCTGTCATCCATGGTGTGAATGAAAACTGGTACGACCCCTTCCTGACACAAGGGCAACACTGCTCATGTGAGGATCCAGCAGCTTCTCTCCAGGTGATGCAGAGTGCATGTACTGCTAATGAAAGCAAGTCCAGTGCCTACCTACAGTAGGATGTCCTGTGTTCAAATGATGACTACTGGTGCTGCAACAGAGATGAAGGAGCACACACTAGAGATAAGAACTGTAAACTGTATCCTTAGGGATgaccacagaagcagcaagactGTCAACAGGAAACGATCAGTATATGAATTAGAACTGCTCATGTCAGGGGCtaacacagaggaaggagacaaTACTTTGTCTTGCCCTGACGTGCTGACCTGAGTGCCCTAAGTTAATCCTAACCCTACATATATTTGTATTAGTGACCAAAGAGCCTTGGTTCAAGCAACTCTGCCTGGGGATAACCTGGGTATCCATCTTTTCATATCACCTTCTTGGAAAGTACTTTAAGATACAATATGCTGGGGATAGTACAGAGATTATGAACTCTAGAAATAAAGGAGTGAGGCCTGAACGACTAACCCTGTGGGGTAATAAAGTGCAGTTTCTGCATGTGAGCCTCAGTCCTTTTCCATGGCAGCTACGCATGCACAGACAGTAttatgtggtagctcacaccccCAGGAGATCAAGGTGTATCATCTCTCCTGGATCTTTTTATAAGGCCAATTTGTACCTAACTAGCTTTACTGCCAATATGAACATATTCTTATGAAATTGTTAACATTTACAGCCTCccccaaacattttaaaaagaggagcAGATAGTGACTCTGTGATGGACTGAACTTGAGTCTCTCCCTGACTCTGAGTTCTTATGCATATGTCTTAATACTCAGTGTTTCAGAGTATGGCCTATTTGGAAATCAGGCCACGGCACACGAGGTCATGATGTTTCCCAGGGTCACAGAGTGGTCTGGAACAGATCTTTCCTCACACATCCCAGAAAGAACAACCCTACCAACACCTTGCTCTCAGACTCAATTCCAGCCCAAGAACTACAAGCTAACATAACTGTGTTGTTCTTACTGCCATGTTGTGTCCTGGTACAGCAGCCCCAACGCAGTAATCTGGGTTTTCAATCAGTAATACTAAAGCTGGTTGAGTTAGTCAGTCAGACCATAAATTTTACATCTAAGTTGACAGGAAAGAAGCTTTCTGATAAGCGTTTATAGTCCTTTTCAGGAATGGGGAAAGCCATCTTGTTACAATCCTGGCATTCTCCATCTGATGATGGTGAGGGGAGTTCaagggaaaagcaagaaagttacTGAAAGATGACTGAGTTTCCCTGACTAAGTAACTGGGCCCTGAATGCTGAACATGATGAGACAATCAGATCCCTCATGCTCGCACAGCCACCCAGAGCCATCGGTTCAACACGCCAGCCAAATCTTACCTTCTTGGAAATTGGTTCACAGTCCCGTTTTACTTTCCATTTGACGTTCTCTGTCTGTGCCTCTTCAACTTCAGTACCATCTGTTTCATCAATTCTGCAGCAAATGAGCAAATGACACAAAAGGGTTTATTGCACAGCATTAAAATTCATCgctttaaaaaagggggggctggggatttagctcagtggtaggcgcttgccttgcaagcacaaggccctaggttggtccccagctccaaaaaaaaaaaaaaaaaaaaaaaaaaattcatcactTAGGTCTGTCTTAAATCTGAAATTTGAAGTCTACTCTTAAATACTCTATAACAACATTAATAAAAACAGCAACGTAGGCCAGGTATTATGGTGCAGTCCcgtaattccaacactcaggaggcagaggccggtggatctctgtggCTTCCAGGCCAGTATAGCATAGTAtaacatagcaagttctaagccagccaggtctacacagtgagactctgtctcaaaataacaatgatgatgatgttaaCCAAAAAATGTtgatatgtatgtgaatatattgtAAAACTGAAACTTTGTATTATAAAATCTTAATGCTTAAGTAGTTTGTACGTTAAATCACCAGTCATTCTTCAGTCTAGTCACTCAATACATACCAAATATTCACGTCAGGCTGTGGCCTCATGTCATGAGGTACAACAAGGAAAAGGACAAGCTGTCTCCCTGCCTTCTGACAGCCTCCTATCTTCTTGGGAGAAAAGTAATACAGGTACACATATAAGGAACACTTAAGTTAGATTTGGGGCTTTCTAAACAGAAAAGATATGGAAGAGGAGTGTAAAAGAGAAGGGTATGTCAGGTGCAATGCAGGATGCCTTCAGAGGTTAGGAGACAAACACCCAaacatgaagatgaagaactcagGCATGAGAAGTTGACTGTGGGTAGATACTGTGTGAGGGAATTCCTGAGCATATTCTAgcacactggttctcaacctgtgggtctacACCCCTTTGGAGGAGGAGGCgggggttgaacaaccctttcataggggttgcaTATCAAAAATTTAccttataattcataacagcagcaaaattacagccatgacatagcaacaaaaatgtTATGATTGgagtgtcaccacaacatgaggaactgtattaaaggttcccagcattaggaaggttgaaaaccactgttctagCAGAGCTCAAAATGAAGGGATAGATGAAAGGATACAAAGTATCCGTAAGGAGAACTGTGCCTTAAACCACAGGCTGTCATTCTACTGTCCCCTCTGCTTCCATTAGGAACCATGACCCTCAGTCCTATTCCATGGCCTACCCAGAAGCCAGTAAGCCAGCTGCAGCAACACTgaactctctcctgtttctttttttcctgttgctgatactttttttttttttttttaaagacagggtctttacacaacatagaccaggctggcctcgaactcagagatccaccagcttctgccgccccagttctgggattaaagtgtgccaccatgccctgttgCTATTTCTTAATCGCCTTGGTTGGCTCTTCATCTCTGTAGCTCTCAACAAAGCCAGCCCTCGCCTTCCTCTTTTCTATACGTTCATTCTCAGTGATGCCTTTCAATCTTCTGGCTTCTAATATCATCTGTATACAGCTAATCCCAATATCCTAACCTCCCTGCCCTGAACAACCAGCTAACTTCCCATTCTACTGATTTACCTGGATACCCACCATCAAAACCACCTTTCAGATATGACTTTTCTTTAACTATCTCCTTTACAACACTATTCTTATTATTCCACAATACTTCCTAACTCCTTACTCAAGTTTTCAAAATTTCAATTCATTTCTCTTGTTATCATCTGCAAGTACTTAAGTGTCCATTTCTTCAGAATCAATAGGACTTAATTTCCATGAGTAATTCTGCTTTGGAAGATGGGTGATGAATTCAAAGGTAATGAAGTAACCTGAGCATCTGAATCCTAGGTCTGCCACTCACTGCACAGTCTGGAAAGGTGACTAGGCCTcaattttcccatctgtaaaacgAGAACATCACTTTCTTAAGGTTGATGTGAAGACTAAAAGTTTCACACTAAATACACAGTAACGCTCTTGGTGGTAGCCCAGCTAGGGTAATAGTTCCCACTGAAGTGTTTGAGGCTGAgcttggagcttgctatgtagaccaagctggtcccAGACtcccgagatctgcctgcctcagcctttcaaatGCGGAGATTAACAGGCCCAGCCCAACACTGGAAATGTATCTTAATgagggtgggaaaaaaaaaacctcgtcAAGTATTTGTCAAGTGTTCCACTGAGGGATGAGAGAACATACAAGACAAGGATTTAGGAGAGATGGGATTTGAGGGCACTATCAACTCAAAAAACTTAAAAGTGAATGGGTATCTACACAGAAATCCTGCACTCTGTACTAAACATGATAACAACATGCTTTTCCAATTTAATTGAAATACTAAGCCGAAATGGTGCTTGCTGCTTTATTCTGGGATTTCTGGTTCAGGATCACTGGCAGGGCACTGTTTATGTATCAACTCTCAAGAACCAGAGGTGCACGCAAAGCCGCCTCAGAGGTGAGTGACAGCAAACACGTTAAGCACGTGCAACGGGAGCAGCCGGCCCCTGGGGGGCAGATTCACAGAGGCCGGGGCCTCCTCCCGCCGCCCCGCCACTGCCCTCACCCGCAGTCCCTACTCCGACTTccaccccacttcccctcccGACCTCTCCGCTCCGGTCTTGGACCACGCGCCAGCCTTGGCTCGCGGAGTCCTAGGAGCAAGGGGGCGGAGGCCAGGCGGTGGCCCTGCAAAGGACCGGACGTGTGGATCACCTTTCCTCAGGGTCGGCGGCCGGTTTTTTGCCGAGGGCCGGATTGGGGGGCTTTgaaaaaagattttcaaaatCCATAACTCAGACAGGGACCGTCCCTCTCCGCGCCGAGCAGGTACTGAACAACCACCGGAGCCGGGGCTAAGGAACCTAGAGTGAGCCAAGGGCCGCACGCTCCGCCCCGCGTATGCGCACGCGCTTCAACTGCTTGGGCGCAACTCTGCGCAAAACCTGGCCTGCCCTACCACGCGTGCTCAGTTCTCACTGGGGCTCTTTCAGTGCCTGCGCTGCGCACGCGCAACTCTCTGTACTTGCCATGCCCGTTTGCGTACCTTAGCGCAGCAATCGAAtacccttaaaaaataaaaaataattctttttttttaaagctgtgttttgtgtgtgtgtgtgtgagagagagagggagagagaggagagagagagagagagagagagagagagagagagagagagagagagagagagagagagagagagagagaatgcccgCGAAGACCAGTTATTGTGGTGACTCACCTGATCTGAGTGTTGGGAACCGAACTCAAGACCTGTAcgttttcttttaacttttgagCCATATTTCTCTTCCATCCCCTTTAAGATTTTGACAGATAAGCAAAGTTAATtgcacaaaaacaaaccaaaatggtCTCTacaaaagtaaacacataaatatatttaaagcagGCAATTTCACTAGAAAGTGCTATGTATTGAGACTATGTATTAAGACTATTAGGACACaagctgtttgggaaggcttgAAAGGGGTGAGCTCTCAGTCTTGAGGATGATTTCCAGAGGTGTCCTAAGGAGAATTGTAAAGACCGGAAAATAGATGACGTTTGGAAAACAGGAGATTATTTCatggaaataaacagaagaaaaacgtAAAACTATGTTCTGGGCCAGGACAGAAAGCCTGACTCTGCTGTAACTGAAGGGATTATTTGTTTCCTAACGTGAATCATGGTTCACCCCaaagacaaatgaagaaaattatttgcGGTCAGACCTCTTCCAGGAGGCAATTCTACACCACCACCCCGTTATATGGATggacagtcatttttttttttttgcacttgaATAATAACATGAGAGAAAATTAAGAAGTAAAAACTAATACTATACCTTCTTTGGAGGAAAATACTAGATCATACAATTATTTCCACACAGACCTTTTCAGACAAAAGTGGGGGGAGGCTagaatttgggctggagagatggcttggtggtgaAGATGCTCACTGCCAAGCCTACCTGATGGCCTGAATGTGATCCCTTAAACCCACAGGATAGAGAGCACCAACTCTCAAAGAGTTGTCATCTGACTACCACATACTTgccataaataaaacaaatgtgattttaaaaacaaaataccttgGTCTTAGTGTGTTACATCTCTGGGGGAAAGATATCCTGTCAGTCCAGAGTCAAGGAACACTATAACGTCACACTGCACAACAAACCTTAGACAAGatttattgagagagagaaacCCCAGGAAGATGGGCTGCCTCTGCTTGGGTGAGAAGTAGCAGAGACCTGAGCAGAAGACTGGGTTTGTATAATTtctagtggggtgggggtggggggagcaagaGCTTTCCTTCCAGAGTGGAGATTACCAGGGTAAAGAGTGGTGGGACTTCTAGTCCAGAGCTTGGGCATTTTAGTCTATAGGGGGGGTTGTGGGGGGCACTGGGTCCCTTTGTTAGAGCAGTTAAGGTGTTCTGTGGGTGGAACCTGGTGGTTGGAGGTCCTCAGGGGAGGGCCCTGGCTACATGTGTCTGAAGGAGCTTACacttagtgagtttcaggacagccagggctatgtagagaccctgtctcaaaaaaataaaaatagagtcaCAGCCGCCAACCAGTCTTTGGTGACAGTCTTCTTGCTG
The DNA window shown above is from Rattus rattus isolate New Zealand chromosome 5, Rrattus_CSIRO_v1, whole genome shotgun sequence and carries:
- the Zc3h8 gene encoding zinc finger CCCH domain-containing protein 8 encodes the protein MDFENLFSKPPNPALGKKPAADPEERIDETDGTEVEEAQTENVKWKVKRDCEPISKKFKHLGNAGTPPKSLPRKKSRSKDYDPYSDGETCSQESEDNFDKELQQYIQAKEMASVAPPSLLPEESVKKAGTGDTQQTAKQKNKKSKAGLKKVKQKKMKRKWLGTGNKGSNALLKNGGSQGKADGPEEKQPRVRMSQGFINQHTVERKGKQVCKYFLERKCIKGDQCKFDHDAEIEKKKEMCKYYVQGYCTKGENCLYLHNEYPCKFYHTGTKCYQGDHCNFSHAPLTAETQELLAKVLDTDKKSCK